In a genomic window of Mycolicibacter heraklionensis:
- a CDS encoding esterase family protein: MKSVEKLRNAARRLPRRLMVAAVGAALLSGLVGVVGGSGNASAFSRPGLPVEYLQVPSAAMGREIKVQFQPGGTHAVYLLDGLRAQDDFNGWDINTPAFEEYYQSGLSVIMPVGGQSSFYSDWYQPACGKSGCQTYKWETFLTRELPSWLQANKSVSPFGNAVVGLSMAGSSSLTLAAYYPQQFPYAAALSGFLNPSEGWWPTLIGMAMSDAGGYNASNMWGPSSDPAWKRNDPMVQIPRLVANRTRIWIYCGNGTPSELGGDNLPAKFLEGMTLSTNKTFQQNYTAAGGNNGVFNFPSDGTHDWPYWNQQLVAMKSDIQRALGVGIDPT, encoded by the coding sequence ATGAAGAGCGTTGAGAAGTTGCGTAACGCGGCCCGTCGGCTACCGCGCCGGCTGATGGTCGCGGCGGTGGGGGCCGCGCTGCTGAGCGGCCTGGTAGGGGTTGTCGGTGGTTCGGGCAACGCGTCGGCGTTCTCCCGCCCGGGCCTGCCGGTGGAGTACCTGCAGGTGCCCTCGGCTGCGATGGGCCGTGAGATCAAGGTGCAGTTCCAGCCCGGCGGCACCCACGCCGTCTACCTGCTGGACGGCCTACGCGCCCAGGACGACTTCAACGGCTGGGACATCAACACCCCGGCGTTCGAGGAGTACTACCAGTCCGGGTTGTCGGTGATCATGCCGGTGGGCGGGCAGTCCAGCTTCTACTCCGACTGGTACCAGCCGGCGTGCGGCAAGTCCGGCTGCCAGACCTACAAGTGGGAGACCTTCCTGACCCGGGAGCTGCCGTCCTGGCTGCAGGCCAACAAGAGCGTGTCACCGTTCGGCAACGCCGTCGTCGGCCTCTCGATGGCGGGTAGCTCGTCGCTGACACTGGCGGCCTACTACCCGCAGCAGTTCCCCTACGCGGCAGCGCTTTCCGGTTTCCTGAACCCGTCCGAGGGCTGGTGGCCGACGCTGATCGGGATGGCCATGAGTGACGCCGGCGGCTACAACGCCTCCAACATGTGGGGTCCGTCGTCCGACCCGGCGTGGAAGCGCAACGACCCGATGGTGCAGATCCCGCGGCTGGTGGCCAACCGCACCCGGATCTGGATCTACTGCGGCAACGGCACGCCCAGCGAGCTCGGCGGCGACAACCTGCCCGCCAAGTTCCTGGAGGGCATGACACTGAGCACCAACAAGACGTTCCAGCAGAACTACACGGCGGCCGGCGGCAACAACGGGGTCTTCAACTTCCCGTCCGACGGCACCCATGACTGGCCGTACTGGAACCAGCAGCTGGTCGCGATGAAGTCGGACATCCAGCGCGCGCTGGGCGTGGGCATCGACCCGACCTGA
- a CDS encoding L,D-transpeptidase, whose translation MRRGIVAIAGSVALAVVSIGASAGISEAAQTSPARGLAVAAIEPAAGSVVGVAYPVIVTFNGPVENRAAAERGIHINSTGNNAGHFEWTSSDVVQWVPDGYWSPHSKISVDAHGMSTGFETGDAVVGLADISDHTFTVSVNGEIQRIMAASMGKPKRPTPIGSFTALSKERTIKFDSRTIGIPLNDPEGYLLNGEYAVRVTWSGVYVHSAPWSVGSQGYSNVSHGCINLSPDDAAWYFNSVHLGDPIIVQA comes from the coding sequence GTGAGGCGGGGAATTGTGGCGATTGCCGGGTCGGTGGCCCTGGCTGTCGTATCTATAGGGGCGTCGGCCGGCATCAGCGAAGCGGCTCAGACATCGCCGGCACGGGGGCTGGCCGTCGCGGCGATCGAGCCGGCCGCCGGCTCTGTCGTGGGGGTGGCCTACCCGGTGATCGTGACCTTCAACGGACCGGTCGAGAACCGGGCGGCCGCCGAACGTGGGATCCACATCAACTCCACGGGCAACAATGCCGGTCACTTCGAGTGGACGAGCAGCGACGTCGTGCAGTGGGTCCCGGACGGCTACTGGTCACCGCACAGCAAGATCAGCGTCGACGCCCACGGGATGTCAACGGGTTTCGAGACCGGCGACGCGGTCGTGGGGCTCGCCGACATCTCCGACCACACTTTCACCGTGAGCGTCAACGGCGAGATCCAGCGGATCATGGCGGCATCCATGGGTAAACCCAAGCGCCCCACGCCGATCGGTTCCTTCACCGCACTGTCGAAAGAGCGCACCATCAAGTTCGATTCGCGCACCATCGGCATCCCGCTCAACGACCCGGAGGGTTACCTGCTCAACGGCGAGTACGCCGTTCGGGTCACCTGGAGCGGCGTCTACGTGCACTCCGCCCCGTGGTCGGTGGGCTCGCAGGGCTACTCGAACGTCAGCCACGGCTGCATCAACTTAAGCCCGGACGACGCTGCGTGGTACTTCAACTCGGTGCACCTGGGCGACCCAATCATCGTGCAGGCCTAA
- a CDS encoding YoaK family protein, translated as MLDQRYGSEARLSWVLAGLAGVLAATAYTHSEGYFVTFMTGNAGRAALGLFTDSQWMSISAAALLVSFISGVVIASLCHRHVWRSRPHGALRLTAVSLLAATLTDWVEGGPALPVPLLPILLVAFGVGALNTTFVRDGEVSIPLSYVTGTVVKLGQGIERHISGGSIHDWFFNFMLLTGYISGAAIGGVISLFVGGTWMLATATVICLLATWYSHRYVDRRGLWR; from the coding sequence GTGCTAGATCAACGCTATGGCAGCGAAGCCAGGCTGTCATGGGTGCTTGCTGGGCTGGCCGGGGTCTTGGCCGCCACGGCGTACACCCATTCCGAGGGCTACTTCGTCACCTTCATGACCGGCAATGCCGGGCGTGCGGCGCTGGGGTTGTTCACCGACAGTCAGTGGATGTCGATCTCCGCCGCGGCCCTGCTGGTGTCCTTCATCTCCGGTGTGGTGATCGCCTCGCTGTGCCACCGTCACGTTTGGCGCAGCCGGCCGCACGGCGCGTTGCGCCTGACCGCCGTGTCGCTGCTGGCCGCGACCCTGACCGACTGGGTCGAGGGCGGGCCGGCGCTGCCGGTGCCCCTGCTGCCGATCCTGCTCGTCGCGTTCGGGGTGGGCGCGCTGAACACCACCTTCGTCCGCGACGGCGAAGTGTCGATCCCCCTGAGTTACGTGACCGGAACGGTCGTCAAGCTGGGGCAGGGCATCGAGCGCCACATCAGCGGCGGATCCATTCACGACTGGTTCTTCAATTTCATGCTGCTGACCGGGTACATCTCCGGGGCGGCTATCGGTGGCGTGATCAGCCTGTTCGTCGGCGGTACCTGGATGCTGGCTACCGCCACGGTCATCTGCCTGCTGGCCACCTGGTACAGCCACCGCTACGTCGACCGCCGCGGGCTGTGGCGCTGA
- a CDS encoding S1C family serine protease: MSRAHRPVRWRLLSVTTAAIATAGLVAVPVQASPTLPAPPLDPGAMVAQVGPAVVNIDAQMGYQSAVGAGTGIVLDPSGVVLTNNHVIAGATSLTAVSVANGQSYDVDVLGFDRSHDVAVLQLRGADGLPAANIGNSSRVAIGDPVVAMGNAGGHGGTPSAVPGRVIGLNQTVSAADELTGSTETLTNMIKADTAIRPGDSGGPMVNAAGQVIGMNTAASDNYKFAQPGGEGYAIPIDQAMAIAGQIRAGVSSNTVHIGETAFMGVGVVDSNGGARVAQVLDGTPAAGSGISRDDIITSVNGRPVNSATDLTDVLDQQHPGDTVTLTWRNPGGGDHSATVTLVPGPVG, translated from the coding sequence ATGAGCAGAGCGCATCGCCCCGTCCGGTGGCGGCTGCTCAGCGTGACGACCGCGGCGATCGCCACCGCGGGGCTGGTAGCGGTGCCGGTCCAGGCGTCGCCCACTCTGCCCGCTCCGCCGCTCGACCCGGGGGCGATGGTTGCCCAGGTCGGTCCGGCAGTGGTCAACATCGACGCCCAGATGGGCTACCAGAGCGCGGTCGGCGCCGGAACCGGCATCGTGTTGGACCCGAGCGGGGTGGTGCTGACCAACAACCACGTCATCGCCGGCGCCACCAGCCTGACGGCGGTCTCGGTCGCCAACGGCCAGAGCTACGACGTCGACGTGCTCGGCTTCGACCGCAGCCACGACGTCGCGGTGCTGCAGTTGCGCGGCGCCGATGGGTTGCCCGCCGCGAATATCGGCAACTCCTCGCGGGTCGCCATCGGTGACCCGGTGGTCGCCATGGGCAACGCCGGCGGTCACGGTGGCACGCCGAGTGCGGTGCCCGGGCGCGTCATCGGGCTGAACCAGACCGTCTCAGCGGCCGACGAGCTGACCGGCAGCACCGAGACCCTGACCAACATGATCAAGGCCGACACCGCGATCCGCCCCGGTGACTCGGGCGGTCCCATGGTGAACGCCGCCGGACAGGTGATCGGGATGAACACCGCGGCCTCGGACAACTACAAGTTCGCCCAGCCCGGCGGCGAAGGCTATGCCATCCCGATCGACCAGGCGATGGCCATCGCCGGCCAGATCCGGGCCGGCGTCTCGTCGAACACGGTGCACATCGGCGAGACGGCGTTCATGGGTGTCGGCGTGGTCGACAGCAACGGCGGCGCGCGGGTCGCCCAGGTGCTCGACGGCACCCCGGCCGCGGGCAGCGGTATCTCCCGGGACGACATCATCACCTCGGTCAACGGCCGGCCGGTCAACTCGGCCACCGACCTGACCGACGTGCTCGACCAGCAACACCCGGGTGACACCGTCACGCTGACGTGGCGCAACCCGGGCGGCGGCGACCACAGCGCCACCGTGACCTTGGTTCCGGGTCCGGTCGGCTGA
- a CDS encoding elongation factor G-like protein EF-G2 produces MADKTGTSRGAGSAPTAATPAAIRNVVLVGPPGSGKTTLVEAMLVAAGVLPRAGCIADGSTVCDYDDAELRQQRSVGVACASLAHDGVKVNLIDTPGYADFVGELRAGLRAADCALFVIAANEDIDDATAALWQECSQVAMPRAVVVTKLDHARADFPARLVAAQAAFGDTVLPLYVPAPAEGGGLIGLLAADSIDLPGAEQQRGALIEAIIEESEDESLLDRYLSGEQIDRAVLTADLERAVARGSFFPVIPVCSVTGLGIPELLGVIATGFPAPPEHLLPEVFSPNGVARAGLSCDPDGPLLAEVVRTTSDPYLGRVSLVRVFSGTIKPDSGIHVSGHCAGFFGDGTGRCDHDEDDRIGTLAFPLGKQQRPATVVMAGDICTVGRLSHAETGDTLSGKDEPLVCKPWSMPDPLLPVAVIPHAKTDEDKLAVGLARLAAEDPSLRIERNPETHQTVLWCMGEAHSGIVLDALAHRYAVSVDTVALRVALRETFSGKAKGHGRHVKQSGGHGQYAICDIEVEPVAQGGGFEFVDRVVGGAVPRQFIPSVEKGIRAQMERGLTNDTGGGYPVVDIRVTLTDGKAHSVDSSDFAFQMAGAAALRDAATNGTVRLLEPIDEVTVLIPDELVGAVMGDLSARRARVLGTDKVGADHTCVKAEVPQTELIRYAVDLRSLTHGAGSFSRGFARYEPLSEAAAAHAASTA; encoded by the coding sequence ATGGCAGACAAGACCGGGACATCACGGGGCGCCGGTTCCGCCCCCACCGCGGCCACCCCGGCCGCCATCCGCAACGTCGTGCTGGTCGGTCCGCCCGGCTCCGGCAAAACCACGCTGGTCGAGGCGATGCTGGTGGCCGCTGGGGTGTTGCCTCGAGCCGGTTGCATCGCCGACGGCAGCACGGTCTGCGACTACGACGACGCGGAGCTGCGTCAGCAGCGTTCGGTCGGGGTCGCCTGCGCCTCGCTGGCGCACGACGGTGTCAAGGTCAACCTGATCGACACCCCGGGCTACGCGGACTTCGTCGGAGAACTGCGCGCCGGGTTGCGGGCCGCCGACTGCGCACTGTTCGTGATCGCGGCCAACGAAGACATCGACGACGCGACCGCCGCGCTGTGGCAGGAGTGCAGCCAGGTAGCCATGCCGCGCGCGGTCGTCGTCACCAAGCTGGACCACGCGCGGGCCGACTTCCCCGCCCGCCTGGTCGCCGCCCAGGCGGCGTTCGGCGACACGGTGCTGCCGCTGTATGTACCGGCACCGGCCGAGGGTGGCGGCCTGATCGGGCTGTTGGCGGCCGACTCGATCGACCTGCCCGGCGCGGAGCAGCAGCGCGGCGCGTTGATCGAGGCGATCATCGAGGAATCGGAGGACGAGTCGCTGCTGGACCGCTACCTGAGCGGGGAGCAGATCGACCGAGCGGTTCTCACCGCCGATCTGGAGCGGGCCGTGGCCCGCGGTTCGTTCTTCCCGGTCATCCCGGTGTGCAGCGTCACCGGCCTCGGCATTCCCGAACTGCTCGGGGTCATCGCGACCGGCTTCCCGGCGCCGCCGGAACATCTGCTGCCGGAGGTGTTCAGCCCGAACGGCGTCGCGCGCGCCGGGCTGAGCTGCGACCCGGACGGGCCACTGCTGGCCGAAGTCGTCCGGACGACGTCGGACCCCTACCTCGGCCGGGTCAGCCTGGTGCGGGTGTTCTCGGGAACCATCAAGCCCGACAGTGGAATCCACGTCAGCGGTCATTGCGCCGGGTTTTTCGGCGATGGGACCGGTCGCTGCGACCACGACGAAGACGATCGGATCGGGACCCTGGCGTTTCCGCTCGGCAAACAACAGCGCCCGGCCACCGTCGTGATGGCCGGGGATATCTGCACTGTCGGCCGACTCAGCCACGCCGAGACCGGAGACACCCTGTCGGGCAAGGACGAACCTCTGGTGTGCAAACCCTGGTCGATGCCCGATCCGCTACTGCCGGTCGCGGTCATTCCGCACGCCAAGACTGACGAGGACAAGCTGGCGGTCGGGTTGGCCCGGCTGGCCGCCGAAGACCCCAGCCTGCGCATCGAGCGGAACCCGGAAACCCATCAGACCGTGCTGTGGTGCATGGGCGAGGCGCACTCGGGCATCGTGCTGGACGCGCTGGCCCACCGCTATGCGGTATCGGTGGACACCGTAGCCCTGCGGGTGGCACTGCGAGAGACGTTCTCCGGCAAGGCCAAAGGCCACGGCCGGCATGTCAAGCAGTCCGGAGGACACGGCCAGTACGCGATCTGCGATATCGAAGTGGAGCCGGTAGCCCAAGGCGGCGGCTTCGAGTTCGTCGACCGCGTCGTCGGCGGAGCCGTGCCCCGCCAGTTCATCCCCAGCGTCGAGAAGGGCATTCGCGCCCAGATGGAGCGCGGGCTGACCAACGACACCGGCGGCGGTTATCCGGTGGTCGACATCCGGGTCACCCTGACCGACGGCAAGGCGCACAGCGTCGACTCCTCAGACTTCGCCTTCCAGATGGCCGGCGCGGCCGCGCTGCGCGACGCCGCGACCAACGGGACGGTGCGACTGCTCGAGCCGATCGACGAGGTCACCGTGTTGATACCCGACGAATTGGTAGGCGCGGTGATGGGCGATCTGTCCGCCCGCCGCGCCCGGGTGCTGGGCACCGACAAAGTCGGCGCCGACCACACGTGCGTGAAGGCCGAAGTGCCGCAGACCGAGCTCATCCGGTACGCGGTCGACCTGCGATCGTTGACCCACGGCGCCGGTTCGTTCAGCCGCGGCTTCGCCCGCTACGAACCGCTGTCGGAGGCGGCGGCCGCGCACGCCGCCAGCACCGCCTGA